In Gemmatimonadota bacterium, the sequence GGGCGTGTAGCCATAGGTCCTGACCCAGGTGCCGTCCCGCTTGATGATCTGGTGGACGCTGCCCAGCTTGTCGGTCGCCACATAGTAGTGGTCGGTCGCGGCCGCGGTGGTCCGGAACGCCACCAGGTTGTCCGTCCCCGGACCCCAGACATACCGGGTGCCGATCGTGCTGCCGGCCGAGTCGGTCTCGAAGGCCACCTGCCCGCCGTGATACACGAACCGGGTGAAGCCCACCGTGCCGCCGGTGGCGGCGGCGTAGACCCGCTTGGCGATGCGCCGCCCGAGCACGTCGTAGGCGTACCGCGCGATCAGCGTGGCGCCCTGGGCCACCCGCACCAGACGGTTGAGGGCATTCTCGAAAGGCGGAACGCAGCGCGGGGCGGCCGGTGGTCGCCCCGCGGGTGAGTGCGCTACCCCCGGCGCGCCTCATGCTCGCTCTCGTCAGCTCTTCCTGTGCGCTACATCGCCCAAGGCAGCCCTGCAGCCCGGGCGCGCTCCAGCAAGACTGATCGGTACTCCCCCTCCGATAGTCTCACGGCATCCTGCAGAATGAGCTCCGCCTCAAGGACCGCACTGAAGGTCCCATTCGGCGGCCTTCGCGGCGACGTGTCGGCGCGCCACGCGTCGATCAACCAGGCGGCGTCACATCCGCACCTGAAGACGATGCGTGCCTGCTCGGCGGCCAGCGGCCCACGCGCGGCACCTAGCGCCATGCTGACCCTGTCATCCGTGAGGGGGGCGTTGTAGGATCAACAGCAATGGCGCAGGGTCGCCTGACATGGCCTTGTAGTGCACTGCGAATGCGTGCGCCTCCCGAGCCGTCGACAATCCGGAGTAGCCGCCCTCAGCCACCAGGAAGGCGATCGCATACTTGGTGCTGGTAGAGTCCCTCGCCCAGCGCTCCTCCACGAATGCAGGGACAGTTGTCCCCGAGGACGAGGTGCCGCGGCGCGCTTCTTCCCGCCACGCGTCGATGAGAGCCTCTGGCAGCCCATTCCCGTAAGGGTCCAGAGAATCGGGCAGTGTCCACAGCGCATCGCGCTTGATGGTGACGTTGTCGCACCGTACTGCCCCTGGGCCGCACCAGTGGTGGCGATCAGCGTACCCAGGCCCAGCACGAGCCACCATCCGCACAATGTTTTCGTGGTCAGTTGCACGATACTCGACCGATTGCATGCCGATTTGTCTCCCAGCATACCTTTCCCTCATTCCAGTCCGGATGGAAGAAGTGAATGGACTCGTGAACAACGATGTTCCCCAACGGCCCTCTGCGGAATAGCTCGGCGGTCAGAATCGTCCAAGGGCCGAATGTTGCGGCCCAGACGGTGCCGTGCGCCGCACTTCCATACATGGCCGTTGCTGCATTGCCAATACCGCAGTAGCCGCTATTGAGGCGATCACGAAGCGGTTCGCGCAGGTCGTCCTTCTTCAGTTGGAGCGCAGTAGCAGCGGCGCACTGCTCGATCGTAAGTGCTTTCGCATCGGCCAGGGCATCTCCCACAGTACCGACCCGCGTGCCGTTCACCGTCAGTTCGTCGAGGCTCCCCTATCGCGTTCACGCTTTGCGATGAAGGCGTTCAGTTAGGCCTCGTAGTCCGGTCGGTACTTGGCCACCCAACTCCTCGGAGCGTCCACCGTATACCAGTATTCCCCATTGACATACACATCGGTGGTCCAAGAGAGAAGACTCCCAGAGTGGAGTTGCCAGCCGTTCGTGGAGAGTGCTAACCTCGAGCACCTCAATGCGAGGGAATGCCATGCCAGCGACGCCCAAAGGGAGTCCGCGTCCGGCGGAAGTACGAGTTCATCAAGGCCCACCGGCAGCAGTTCCCGATTCAGGTGATGTGTCGGGAGCGGGCCGTCGCACCCAGTGGCTACTACCAGTGGCTCAAGTGCCCGCAGTCGAAGCGCGCCATCGAGGACGCGCGGCTCCTGCGCCTGATTCGCGCCTCCTTCACGGCAAGCCAGGGCATCTACGGCGCGCCCCGCGTGTTCCTCGACCTGCGGGAGGCCGGGGAGATCTGCAGCAAGCACCGGGTCGCTCGCCTGATGCGCGAGAACGGACTGCGCGCCCTGCATGGCCATCGCACGCGTCGTTGGGAGGTGGGGAAGCCGGCGGTCCTCACGCCGCACCTGCTCAAGCGGCACTTCGCGCCTACGCAGCCCAACGTGGCGTGGGCGACGGACATCACGTACATCCGCACGTGGCAGGGCTGGCTGTACCTCGCCGTCGTGCTCGATCTGTTCTCCCGCAAGGTCGTCGGGTGGGCCGCCGGCCCGACCATCCACCGCGAGCTGGTCCTGAACGCGCTCGCGGCCGCGGTGAAGCAGCGGCGGCCACGCGGGACCATCATTCACTCGGATCAAGGCACGCAGTACGGCAGCGACGCCTGGCGCCGGTTCTGCCAGTCCAACCAGCTCACACCGAGCATGAGCCGTAGAGGCAACTGCTGGGACAACGCGGTCGCGGAGTCCTTTTTCAGCAGCATGAAGAAGGAGCGCATCAAGAAACGCATCTATCCGAGCCGTGACGTCGCCCTGGCGGACATCGCCGAGGACATCGATCACTTCTACAACCCCGTTCGACGGCACAGCCACCTCGCGGGCGTTAGCCCCGAGCAGTTCGAAGCCGCTCACAGGCGTCGCCGCCGAGCCGGTTAGGAGTCAGTGCTCAGGCTCCACGGAAAGCTGGGAACTCCACCTCTCGCACTGTCGACGGAACCGGGATGCCTTCGGCGGCGACCAAGGAGCAATCCGGCGTGGGGCTAC encodes:
- a CDS encoding IS3 family transposase, with product MPCQRRPKGVRVRRKYEFIKAHRQQFPIQVMCRERAVAPSGYYQWLKCPQSKRAIEDARLLRLIRASFTASQGIYGAPRVFLDLREAGEICSKHRVARLMRENGLRALHGHRTRRWEVGKPAVLTPHLLKRHFAPTQPNVAWATDITYIRTWQGWLYLAVVLDLFSRKVVGWAAGPTIHRELVLNALAAAVKQRRPRGTIIHSDQGTQYGSDAWRRFCQSNQLTPSMSRRGNCWDNAVAESFFSSMKKERIKKRIYPSRDVALADIAEDIDHFYNPVRRHSHLAGVSPEQFEAAHRRRRRAG